A window from Elusimicrobiota bacterium encodes these proteins:
- the hemC gene encoding hydroxymethylbilane synthase, translating to MATTLKMGTRGSPLALAQSSAAARQLEKLNPGLTVETVVIKTSGDLFGAPSPEKAKLLPQGAKGLWIKELEEALLDGRVDFATHSCKDLPAVLAPGLSISAYPEREDPRDAFVSRPGLDWAEVKAGTRIATSSLRRQLMLSAAKPGVCLLALRGNVDTRLRKLSEGEYDAMVIALAGLRRIGRADVPHEAMDIKIMLPAPAQGALALEVKTDRKDVAQIVATLDHAATRRCVEYERAFLAAVGGGCGSPVAAHARLQSGGVLLEAFYAHEGEKAGKRVAGLCSDPARREAFVTDLAAQAKAR from the coding sequence ATGGCGACGACACTCAAAATGGGCACGCGCGGCTCACCCCTCGCGCTCGCGCAGTCGAGCGCCGCGGCGCGGCAGCTGGAGAAGCTCAATCCCGGCCTGACGGTCGAGACGGTCGTCATCAAGACCAGCGGCGACCTGTTCGGCGCGCCGTCGCCGGAGAAAGCCAAGCTCCTGCCCCAGGGCGCCAAAGGCCTGTGGATCAAGGAGCTGGAGGAGGCCCTGCTCGACGGGCGCGTGGACTTCGCCACCCACAGCTGCAAGGACCTTCCCGCGGTGCTCGCCCCCGGGCTGTCGATCTCGGCCTACCCCGAGCGCGAGGACCCGCGCGACGCCTTCGTCTCGCGTCCCGGCCTGGACTGGGCCGAGGTCAAGGCGGGGACGCGGATCGCGACCTCGTCGCTGCGGCGGCAGCTGATGCTGAGCGCCGCCAAGCCCGGCGTCTGCCTGCTCGCCCTGCGCGGCAACGTGGACACGCGCCTGCGCAAGCTGTCGGAGGGCGAGTACGACGCGATGGTCATCGCGCTCGCCGGCCTGCGCCGCATCGGCCGCGCGGACGTCCCGCACGAGGCGATGGACATCAAGATCATGCTGCCCGCTCCCGCGCAGGGCGCCCTCGCCCTCGAGGTGAAGACGGACCGCAAAGACGTCGCCCAGATCGTGGCCACGCTCGACCACGCGGCGACGCGGCGCTGCGTGGAGTACGAGCGCGCGTTCCTCGCCGCCGTCGGCGGCGGCTGCGGCTCGCCCGTGGCGGCGCACGCGCGGCTCCAGTCCGGCGGCGTCCTGCTCGAGGCGTTCTACGCGCACGAGGGCGAAAAGGCCGGCAAGCGCGTGGCGGGGCTGTGCTCCGACCCGGCCCGGCGTGAGGCGTTCGTGACGGACCTCGCCGCCCAAGCCAAGGCCCGGTGA
- the alr gene encoding alanine racemase has protein sequence MMPSPSLMKWVEIDLGVIAGNAAWIKSQLPRGAGFVAAVKADGYGHGAVEVSRTVLKAGAERLGVRDLSEAAQLRAAGIKAPIQMLAPLLPEDSAQALKLGVIPVIESLAQAKALHRAAKGGKLRLQVDLEFGLARWGLPPKELPALMTALAKLRGLTVDGISAHLGYVPGKNAVEAEEKLGAFERLTAPYKRLDPGLRLRAANSTVFMDFPHRRFDLACVGNLLYGINRSKTKPAALKMPWRFFARVISVREAAKGASIGYASEYLVPRRMTVAALPVGYADGLTMQPAERLIGLGASQSFWGKRNGVNLPFVGRCGISHTLVDATGLPGLKPGDAVELPIRRTAARAPRVYT, from the coding sequence GTGATGCCCTCCCCCTCCTTGATGAAATGGGTCGAGATCGACCTCGGCGTGATCGCCGGCAACGCCGCGTGGATCAAGTCCCAGCTGCCCAGGGGCGCGGGCTTCGTCGCCGCGGTGAAGGCCGACGGCTACGGCCACGGCGCCGTCGAGGTCTCCAGAACGGTCCTCAAGGCCGGAGCCGAGCGCCTCGGCGTGCGCGACCTGAGCGAGGCCGCGCAGCTGCGCGCCGCCGGCATCAAGGCGCCGATCCAGATGCTCGCGCCGCTGCTGCCCGAGGACTCCGCCCAGGCCCTCAAGCTCGGCGTGATCCCGGTCATCGAGTCCCTCGCCCAGGCCAAGGCGCTCCACCGCGCCGCCAAAGGCGGGAAGCTCCGTCTCCAGGTGGACCTGGAGTTCGGCCTCGCGCGCTGGGGGCTGCCCCCGAAGGAGCTGCCCGCGCTCATGACGGCGCTGGCCAAGCTCCGCGGCCTGACCGTGGACGGCATCTCCGCGCACCTCGGCTACGTGCCCGGCAAGAACGCCGTCGAAGCCGAGGAGAAGCTCGGCGCCTTCGAACGCCTGACGGCGCCGTACAAACGCCTGGACCCGGGGCTGCGCCTGCGCGCGGCGAACTCGACCGTGTTCATGGACTTCCCCCACCGCCGCTTCGACCTGGCCTGCGTGGGGAACCTGCTCTACGGCATCAACCGCTCGAAGACCAAGCCGGCCGCGCTCAAGATGCCGTGGCGCTTCTTCGCGCGCGTGATCTCCGTGCGCGAGGCGGCCAAGGGCGCCTCGATCGGCTACGCGAGCGAGTACCTCGTGCCGCGCCGCATGACCGTCGCCGCCCTGCCGGTCGGCTACGCCGACGGCCTCACCATGCAGCCCGCCGAGCGCCTGATCGGGTTGGGCGCGAGCCAGTCGTTCTGGGGAAAGCGCAACGGCGTGAACCTGCCGTTCGTCGGCCGCTGCGGCATCTCGCACACCCTCGTCGACGCGACCGGGCTTCCCGGCCTCAAGCCCGGCGACGCGGTCGAGCTCCCCATCCGCCGCACGGCCGCGCGCGCTCCGCGCGTCTACACCTAG
- a CDS encoding PBP1A family penicillin-binding protein, with product MTRVRFYLLAAVAFLSVGAGSVALRKLLEGMPPIHTLEDYTPSLTTRVYDSKGTVISELSIEKRALLPLSKIPVDLQNAVIAVEDDAFFKHWGISPKGILRSSVRNLIARRVVQGASTITQQLAKQIFLKPERKFTRKIREVLLALEIERNFSKPEILQLYLNQVYFGEGAYGAQAAARNYFGKEVSEMTLADCALLAGLIRAPRANSPFFKPENARKRRSVVLQRMLDEKLVTLAEANAANAQPIPLVKPLGFDSQAPFFVEHVRRRIERKYGTAAVWRGGMKVYTTLDLDMQKKAEEIMERALTEFDAKAQVEHEKKLKELLAAGEPLPPEISTAPLAKIQGAFVVIDIKTGAVRAMIGGRESHFNRVTQAKRQPGSTFKPFVWAAALGSGMSAASMIDDTPLAFYFDGRDWRLLEGATDQYSINLATQPFAASPDFKIWVPNNYDGKFLGRITLRKALSQSRNISSINLITQVGPPLVVELAKRAGIRSELEPAPALGLGASVVTPLEMTSAFGTFANGGIAVTPYTLERAEDASGRQLESHLPAEKEAMTPQLAYLVTNLLKGVVRGGTGAYASRLGRPLGGKTGTSNDNRDAWFIGFTPDLVAGAWMGYDDFTSLGRKDWTGGSTVVPWWTEIMGEILKDYPKRDFPAPSGVVFATIDKTQGLLYQPACPKENKLLEAFAKGTEPTEYCDPNRVGPAVIEVSTDALGATAMPDGGYGTVRPSSGAFAPSPAPSDDPDAPAPLPTDGELEPAPAFGEDNDDLQ from the coding sequence ATGACCCGTGTCCGTTTCTACCTCCTCGCGGCCGTCGCGTTCCTCTCCGTCGGAGCCGGCTCCGTCGCCCTGCGCAAGCTCCTCGAGGGGATGCCCCCGATCCACACGCTCGAGGACTACACCCCCTCGCTGACCACTCGCGTCTACGACTCCAAGGGCACCGTGATCTCCGAGCTGTCCATCGAGAAGCGCGCCTTGCTGCCGCTGTCGAAGATCCCCGTGGACCTCCAGAACGCGGTCATCGCCGTCGAGGACGACGCCTTCTTCAAGCACTGGGGCATCTCTCCGAAGGGCATCCTGCGCTCCTCGGTGCGCAACCTCATCGCGCGCCGCGTGGTGCAGGGCGCCTCCACGATCACCCAGCAGCTCGCCAAGCAGATCTTCCTCAAGCCCGAGCGGAAGTTCACCCGCAAGATCCGCGAGGTCCTGCTCGCGCTGGAGATAGAGCGCAATTTCTCCAAGCCCGAGATCCTCCAGCTCTACCTCAACCAGGTGTATTTCGGCGAGGGCGCCTACGGGGCCCAGGCCGCGGCCCGCAACTACTTCGGCAAGGAGGTCTCGGAGATGACCTTGGCCGACTGCGCTCTGCTCGCCGGCCTCATCCGGGCGCCCCGGGCCAACTCCCCGTTCTTCAAGCCGGAGAACGCGCGCAAGCGCCGCTCCGTCGTGCTTCAGCGCATGCTCGACGAGAAGCTCGTCACCCTGGCCGAGGCGAACGCGGCCAACGCCCAGCCGATCCCGCTGGTCAAGCCGCTCGGATTCGACTCCCAGGCGCCGTTCTTCGTCGAGCACGTGCGGCGGCGCATCGAGCGTAAATACGGGACCGCGGCCGTCTGGCGCGGCGGCATGAAGGTGTACACGACGCTCGACCTCGACATGCAGAAGAAGGCCGAGGAGATCATGGAGCGGGCCCTGACCGAGTTCGACGCCAAGGCCCAGGTCGAGCACGAGAAGAAGCTCAAGGAGCTTCTCGCCGCCGGAGAGCCGCTGCCGCCCGAGATATCGACGGCGCCGCTCGCCAAGATCCAGGGCGCCTTCGTCGTCATCGACATCAAGACCGGCGCCGTGCGCGCGATGATCGGCGGGCGCGAGTCTCACTTCAACCGCGTCACCCAGGCCAAGCGCCAGCCCGGCTCCACCTTCAAGCCTTTCGTGTGGGCCGCCGCGCTCGGTTCCGGCATGTCCGCCGCCTCGATGATCGACGACACCCCGCTCGCGTTCTACTTCGACGGCCGCGACTGGCGCCTCCTCGAGGGCGCGACCGACCAGTACTCGATCAACCTCGCCACGCAGCCGTTCGCGGCCTCGCCCGACTTCAAGATCTGGGTCCCCAACAACTACGACGGCAAGTTTTTAGGCCGCATCACTTTGCGCAAGGCCCTCTCCCAGTCGCGCAACATCTCCTCGATCAACCTCATCACCCAGGTCGGCCCGCCGCTCGTCGTCGAGTTGGCCAAGCGCGCCGGCATCCGCTCCGAGCTCGAGCCGGCGCCCGCTCTCGGCCTCGGCGCCTCGGTCGTGACCCCGCTCGAGATGACCTCCGCCTTCGGCACCTTCGCCAACGGCGGCATCGCCGTCACGCCGTACACTCTCGAGCGGGCCGAGGACGCCAGCGGCCGGCAGCTCGAGAGCCACCTTCCCGCCGAGAAGGAGGCGATGACTCCCCAGCTCGCCTACCTCGTGACGAACCTGCTCAAGGGCGTCGTGCGCGGCGGCACCGGCGCCTACGCCAGCCGCCTCGGCCGCCCGCTCGGCGGCAAGACCGGCACCTCCAACGACAACCGCGACGCCTGGTTCATCGGCTTCACCCCCGACCTCGTCGCGGGCGCGTGGATGGGCTACGACGACTTCACCTCGCTCGGCCGCAAGGACTGGACCGGCGGTTCGACCGTCGTGCCGTGGTGGACCGAGATCATGGGCGAGATCCTGAAGGACTACCCCAAGCGCGACTTCCCGGCGCCGTCGGGCGTCGTCTTCGCGACGATCGACAAGACGCAGGGCCTCCTGTATCAGCCCGCCTGCCCGAAGGAGAACAAGCTCCTCGAGGCGTTCGCGAAGGGGACCGAGCCGACGGAATACTGCGACCCCAACCGCGTCGGCCCGGCGGTCATCGAGGTCTCCACCGACGCCTTGGGCGCGACCGCCATGCCGGACGGCGGCTACGGCACGGTCAGGCCGTCCAGCGGCGCCTTCGCCCCGTCGCCGGCGCCGAGCGACGACCCGGACGCGCCCGCGCCGCTTCCCACCGACGGCGAGCTCGAGCCCGCGCCGGCGTTCGGCGAGGACAACGACGACCTGCAGTAG
- a CDS encoding MBL fold metallo-hydrolase — protein MKIGFHGGVGEVTGSRHLLEAEGLEILLDCGLFQGHRKEALAKNRDIPFSPAEVDAVLLSHAHVDHCGSLPLLVKRGFAGLIYCTEATLEIAAIMLRDSARLQESDAQFFNKIRAREGSKETIEPLYAEADVDACLALLTPRPYMTWVELSDKVRFRFHNAGHVLGSAMIEVEARTAKGVRRVFFTGDLGRRKSLLMDPPDVPKTVDYLLIESTYGDRNHDPVDRVESLVKAVVDRAVAEKGKILIPSFALERTQEIVFVLEKMIRRGQIPMIPVYVDSPMALNITEIFSRHLDGFSFSPEFKDYVAREGDPFDFKAIRYVRTALESQALNDEKGPMIILSASGMCEGGRILHHLRNNLDKDTTTVLMVGYQAQGTLGRRLQDGAKKVKIFGLEHAVWARIETLHTFSAHADQSDLMWFMKSLDPRPRKIFLVHGDPSDRAALAELLRAEGITRVECPDYGQEYDLQ, from the coding sequence ATGAAGATCGGCTTCCACGGAGGCGTCGGCGAGGTGACCGGCTCGCGGCATCTGCTCGAGGCCGAGGGCCTCGAGATCCTCCTCGACTGCGGCCTGTTCCAGGGGCACCGCAAGGAGGCCCTCGCCAAGAACCGGGACATTCCCTTCTCCCCGGCGGAGGTCGACGCCGTCCTGCTCTCGCACGCGCACGTCGACCATTGCGGGAGCCTGCCGCTCCTGGTCAAGCGCGGGTTCGCGGGCCTGATCTACTGCACGGAGGCCACGCTCGAGATCGCCGCGATCATGCTCCGCGACTCGGCGCGCCTGCAGGAGTCCGACGCGCAGTTCTTCAACAAGATCCGCGCGCGCGAGGGCAGCAAGGAGACCATCGAGCCGCTGTACGCCGAGGCCGACGTCGACGCCTGCCTGGCCCTGCTGACTCCGCGGCCGTACATGACCTGGGTCGAGCTGAGCGACAAGGTCCGCTTCCGCTTCCACAACGCGGGGCACGTCCTCGGCTCGGCGATGATCGAGGTCGAGGCGAGGACCGCCAAGGGCGTGCGCCGGGTGTTCTTCACCGGCGACCTGGGCCGCCGCAAGAGCCTGCTGATGGACCCGCCCGACGTCCCCAAGACCGTGGACTACCTGCTCATCGAGAGCACCTACGGCGACCGCAACCACGACCCCGTCGACCGCGTCGAGTCGCTGGTCAAGGCGGTCGTCGATCGGGCCGTCGCCGAGAAAGGGAAGATCCTGATCCCGAGCTTCGCGCTCGAGCGCACACAGGAGATCGTCTTCGTCCTGGAGAAGATGATCCGCCGCGGCCAGATCCCGATGATCCCCGTCTACGTCGACAGCCCGATGGCGCTCAACATCACCGAGATCTTCAGCCGCCACCTCGACGGCTTCTCGTTCTCCCCCGAGTTCAAGGACTACGTGGCGCGCGAAGGCGACCCGTTCGACTTCAAGGCGATCCGCTACGTGCGCACCGCGCTCGAGTCCCAGGCGCTCAACGACGAGAAAGGCCCGATGATCATCCTGTCGGCCTCGGGCATGTGCGAGGGCGGGCGAATCCTCCATCATCTGCGCAACAACCTCGACAAGGACACGACCACCGTCCTCATGGTCGGCTACCAGGCCCAGGGCACGCTCGGCCGCCGGCTTCAGGACGGCGCCAAGAAGGTCAAGATCTTCGGCCTCGAGCACGCGGTGTGGGCCCGGATCGAGACCCTGCACACGTTCTCCGCTCACGCGGACCAGTCGGACCTGATGTGGTTCATGAAGTCGCTCGACCCGCGCCCGCGAAAGATCTTCCTGGTCCACGGCGACCCCTCCGACCGCGCCGCGCTCGCGGAGCTCCTGCGCGCCGAGGGCATCACGCGCGTCGAGTGCCCTGATTACGGCCAGGAGTACGACCTGCAATGA
- a CDS encoding FAD-dependent oxidoreductase: MSGFDLIVIGGGVTGAGVARDAALRGLRVCLLERGRPGGGTTSASTHLIHGGVRYLLYDRLTTHSSCWDSGHIVRTAGDLLTRLPIVWPVYKGHSRGLETVETLFEQYDRFQPMKYGRPHMRLSPEATLRVVPGLAPEGLRGALVFDEWWVDAEALARRTLESAKAAGAEVMLDTPVTSVLKDGSRVAGVNAGGRELRGKITINAAGPWIDKVSTLAGVRMPLRLMKGTHLIYREKALTPAGLLLEAEDRSRYVFVVPSPLGTWVGPTDIPGPLDPDQTRTTDEEIGYLTRSVKRYFASWPEKHDATTVGSRPILGQPGAEKQLSRDFEVFDHETRDGVAGFLTIGGGKMSDYRVMAETAVDAACRKIGAGGPCRTHLLTLDGRPVGEIPEWPSPSPGLKKFLRTKPLLRELHALSYLGAGMAAHLARRAAGLTPIGDEAEFRRRYS; this comes from the coding sequence ATGAGCGGATTCGACCTCATCGTCATCGGCGGCGGCGTCACCGGCGCGGGCGTGGCCCGCGACGCGGCTCTCAGGGGACTGCGGGTATGCCTTCTCGAGCGCGGCCGGCCCGGCGGCGGGACCACCTCCGCCTCCACGCACCTGATCCACGGCGGCGTGCGCTACCTGCTCTACGACCGCCTCACCACGCATTCCTCCTGCTGGGACTCCGGCCACATCGTGCGCACCGCCGGCGACCTGCTCACCCGACTGCCGATCGTCTGGCCGGTCTATAAAGGACACAGCCGCGGGCTCGAGACGGTCGAGACCTTGTTCGAGCAGTACGACCGCTTCCAGCCGATGAAGTACGGCCGCCCGCACATGCGCCTGAGCCCCGAGGCGACCCTGCGCGTCGTCCCGGGCCTGGCACCCGAGGGCCTGCGCGGCGCGCTGGTCTTCGACGAGTGGTGGGTGGACGCGGAGGCGCTCGCGCGCAGGACGCTCGAGTCGGCGAAGGCCGCCGGCGCCGAGGTGATGCTCGACACGCCCGTGACCTCGGTGCTCAAGGACGGCTCGCGCGTGGCCGGCGTGAACGCCGGCGGCCGCGAGCTGCGCGGCAAGATCACGATCAACGCCGCGGGCCCCTGGATCGACAAGGTCTCCACCCTCGCCGGCGTGCGCATGCCCCTGCGCCTGATGAAGGGGACCCACCTCATCTATCGTGAAAAAGCGCTGACTCCGGCGGGGCTTCTGTTGGAGGCGGAGGACCGCTCGCGCTACGTCTTCGTCGTGCCCTCCCCCCTCGGCACCTGGGTGGGGCCGACCGACATCCCCGGGCCGCTCGATCCGGACCAGACGCGCACGACGGACGAGGAGATCGGCTACCTGACGCGCTCGGTGAAGCGCTACTTCGCGTCCTGGCCGGAGAAGCACGACGCGACCACCGTCGGCTCGCGCCCGATCCTGGGCCAGCCCGGCGCGGAGAAGCAGCTGTCGCGCGACTTCGAGGTCTTCGACCACGAGACGCGCGACGGCGTGGCGGGCTTCCTCACGATCGGCGGCGGCAAGATGTCGGACTACCGCGTGATGGCCGAGACCGCGGTCGACGCCGCCTGCCGGAAGATCGGCGCGGGCGGGCCGTGCCGGACCCACCTGCTGACCTTGGACGGCAGGCCCGTCGGGGAGATCCCGGAGTGGCCCAGCCCCTCGCCGGGGCTCAAGAAGTTCCTGCGCACGAAGCCTTTGCTGCGCGAGCTCCACGCGCTGTCGTACCTCGGCGCGGGGATGGCCGCGCATCTCGCGCGGCGCGCCGCGGGCCTCACGCCGATCGGCGACGAAGCCGAGTTCCGCCGCCGCTACTCCTAG
- the mnmA gene encoding tRNA 2-thiouridine(34) synthase MnmA, translated as MSGGVDSSVAAAFVRERGDEAVGVTMKILARTETGFGCCGSPADVDDAKRVAERLGIVHYVSDMADIFASKVIRPYLDAYLGGTTPNPCVECNRSLKFGHLLALSEAWGCDAVATGHYARVENGRLMKALDPAKDQSYFLYSLDAKALSRAEFPVGSLTKDAVRAKARELGLKTADKAESMETCFVPNRDVRGFVAAHADATEPGIAAGPIRDRDGRELGRHTGLASYTVGQRSGLGLNGPEPRYVVRIDAASNSVIVGGVDELQSRGITVGALTFNGERNGGTFRAHVRIRHRHTPAAASIELMDDGTAKIHFDEPQRAPAPGQSAVIYSGDMVVGGGTILRGDL; from the coding sequence ATGAGCGGAGGCGTGGACTCCTCCGTCGCCGCCGCCTTCGTCCGCGAGCGCGGCGACGAGGCCGTGGGCGTCACGATGAAGATACTCGCGCGCACCGAGACCGGGTTCGGCTGCTGCGGCTCCCCGGCCGACGTCGACGACGCCAAGCGCGTGGCCGAGCGCCTGGGGATCGTCCACTACGTCTCCGACATGGCCGACATATTCGCCTCGAAGGTCATCCGCCCCTATCTCGACGCCTACCTCGGCGGCACGACCCCGAACCCGTGCGTGGAGTGCAACCGCTCGCTCAAGTTCGGCCATCTCCTCGCGCTGTCCGAGGCCTGGGGCTGCGACGCGGTCGCGACGGGGCATTACGCGCGCGTCGAGAACGGGCGGCTGATGAAGGCGCTCGACCCGGCGAAGGATCAGAGCTACTTCCTGTACTCCCTCGACGCGAAGGCGCTGTCGCGGGCGGAGTTCCCCGTCGGGTCTTTGACCAAGGACGCGGTCCGGGCGAAGGCGCGGGAGCTGGGACTGAAGACGGCCGATAAGGCCGAGAGCATGGAGACCTGCTTCGTGCCGAACCGCGACGTGCGGGGCTTCGTCGCCGCGCACGCGGACGCGACGGAACCGGGCATCGCCGCGGGGCCGATCCGCGACCGCGACGGGCGGGAGCTCGGACGCCATACCGGCTTGGCCTCGTACACGGTCGGTCAGCGCTCGGGGCTGGGGCTGAACGGCCCGGAGCCTCGCTACGTCGTTCGAATCGACGCCGCTTCGAACTCCGTCATCGTGGGCGGCGTCGACGAATTACAGTCTAGGGGCATCACGGTGGGAGCGCTGACTTTCAACGGCGAACGGAATGGGGGAACCTTCCGGGCGCATGTTCGAATACGGCATCGGCATACGCCCGCCGCGGCCTCGATCGAGCTTATGGATGACGGAACGGCAAAAATACATTTCGATGAGCCCCAGCGCGCGCCCGCTCCGGGACAATCTGCGGTGATCTACTCGGGCGACATGGTCGTCGGCGGCGGGACCATACTGCGAGGTGACCTGTGA
- a CDS encoding aminotransferase class V-fold PLP-dependent enzyme: protein MTVYLDHSPTTYLDHNATTPVRPEVVDAMLPWLREGYGNPNSVYSLGQRARAAVERAREQVAALLGAADSSEIVFTSGGSESDVLAIAGGAWQAHDETKGKRRKVVTSKIEHDAVRLLAGQLRRRGLDVLEAGCGADGVVDAAGMKAMLDDATAVFSLMHANNETGALQPVAELAASARAAGALVHTDAVQSLGKIGIDAKALGVDLLAVSGHKVNAPKGVGALYVRRGVRLAPLVTGHQEKNRRGGTENTASIVGFGVACELAARELSAAASHALALRRRIEAGALLIKGARLNGPHELRLPNTVHLSFDGIDGHHLVVALDLEGICVSSGPACSSGASTPSHVLTAMGVPPEVATGSIRVSVGWGSTDADADRLLAALPKAVEKLRAVGAPA from the coding sequence GTGACGGTCTACCTCGACCACAGTCCGACCACCTACCTCGACCATAACGCGACGACGCCCGTCCGTCCCGAGGTCGTGGACGCGATGCTCCCCTGGCTGCGCGAGGGCTACGGCAACCCGAACTCGGTATACTCGCTCGGCCAGCGCGCGAGGGCCGCGGTGGAACGCGCGCGAGAACAGGTCGCGGCTCTCCTCGGCGCCGCCGACTCCTCCGAGATCGTCTTCACCTCCGGCGGCTCGGAGTCCGACGTGCTGGCCATCGCCGGCGGCGCGTGGCAGGCCCACGACGAGACCAAGGGCAAGCGCCGCAAGGTCGTCACCTCGAAGATCGAGCACGACGCGGTCCGCCTGCTGGCCGGCCAGCTGCGCCGCCGCGGCCTCGACGTGCTCGAGGCGGGCTGCGGCGCCGACGGCGTCGTGGACGCGGCCGGGATGAAGGCCATGCTCGACGACGCGACCGCGGTGTTCAGCCTGATGCACGCCAACAACGAGACCGGCGCCCTGCAGCCGGTGGCCGAGCTCGCCGCCTCCGCCCGGGCGGCCGGCGCCTTGGTCCACACGGACGCGGTGCAGTCGCTGGGCAAGATCGGTATCGACGCCAAGGCGCTCGGCGTCGACCTGCTCGCGGTCTCCGGCCACAAGGTCAACGCGCCCAAGGGCGTCGGGGCGCTGTACGTCCGGCGCGGGGTGCGCCTCGCTCCGCTCGTGACCGGCCACCAGGAGAAGAACCGCCGCGGCGGCACCGAGAACACGGCCTCGATCGTCGGCTTCGGCGTCGCCTGCGAGCTCGCGGCGCGCGAGCTGTCCGCCGCCGCCTCCCACGCCCTCGCCCTGCGCCGCCGCATCGAGGCGGGCGCGCTCCTCATCAAGGGCGCGCGCCTCAACGGTCCTCACGAGCTCCGCCTCCCGAACACCGTCCACCTCAGCTTCGACGGGATCGACGGTCACCACCTCGTCGTCGCGCTCGACCTCGAGGGCATCTGCGTCTCGAGCGGACCCGCCTGCTCCTCCGGCGCCTCGACCCCGTCCCACGTCCTGACCGCCATGGGCGTCCCACCCGAGGTCGCGACCGGCTCCATCCGGGTGTCCGTCGGCTGGGGCAGCACCGACGCCGACGCGGACCGCCTGCTCGCCGCCCTGCCCAAGGCCGTCGAGAAGCTCCGCGCCGTGGGGGCCCCCGCGTGA
- a CDS encoding flagellar motor protein MotB, translating to MPMRAPKGFIDISDPKVCQVGHPAPPWMASYADLMTELVCFFVILYALSAALNKDVQKAAADVKEMMDKGEMKGEVKIDKDGLKISIEEQGGAGFFGVGAAEPTPEIDEKLALLTPALAKLALSHEILVEGHTDGQAIHNDYFDSNWELSTARATSVARLLIEKYKMPAEHLGAVGYGGNRPIAANDTPEGRAKNRRVVIFVKSTSLKKDPKEAGPETAVLDKKAVPPIAPLTVPAEVLRNTENPESPSAAPPAKGGAE from the coding sequence ATGCCCATGCGCGCCCCGAAGGGGTTCATCGACATCAGCGACCCGAAGGTGTGCCAGGTCGGCCATCCCGCGCCGCCCTGGATGGCGAGCTACGCCGACCTGATGACCGAGCTCGTCTGCTTCTTCGTCATCCTTTACGCTCTCTCGGCGGCCTTGAACAAGGACGTGCAGAAGGCCGCGGCGGACGTCAAGGAGATGATGGACAAGGGCGAGATGAAGGGCGAGGTGAAGATCGACAAGGACGGGCTCAAGATCTCCATCGAGGAGCAGGGAGGCGCGGGCTTCTTCGGCGTCGGGGCGGCCGAACCGACCCCCGAGATCGACGAGAAGCTCGCGCTGCTGACGCCGGCTTTGGCCAAGCTCGCGCTCAGCCACGAGATCCTCGTGGAAGGCCACACCGACGGCCAGGCCATCCACAACGACTATTTCGACTCCAACTGGGAGCTGTCCACCGCGCGCGCGACGAGCGTCGCGCGCCTGCTCATCGAGAAGTACAAGATGCCCGCCGAGCACCTCGGCGCCGTGGGCTACGGCGGCAACCGTCCGATCGCCGCGAACGACACGCCGGAGGGGCGCGCCAAGAACCGCCGCGTCGTGATCTTCGTGAAGAGCACCTCGCTCAAGAAGGACCCCAAGGAGGCCGGCCCCGAGACGGCGGTCCTCGATAAAAAAGCGGTTCCGCCCATCGCGCCGCTCACGGTCCCGGCGGAGGTCCTCCGCAACACCGAGAATCCCGAATCTCCGTCGGCGGCGCCTCCCGCCAAGGGGGGCGCGGAATGA
- a CDS encoding MotA/TolQ/ExbB proton channel family protein produces MDIATIAGIFTFFGLTVFMIFHSEGVAGFKPFMNLEAVFIVMGGTVCATLVNYPLSQVIGVGKIIKKTLMSHGDDDTSEIVVTFVNLSQKAKKEGFLALQGDLKGIKNDFLRRGVQLVVDGADHEFIRNMLETEIGFIRERHKGGAEILNALGTYAPAFGIIGTVLGMIMMLSSIDDVAQVPRRMALALSAAFFGLGSGYLIFLPMGGKLRARSEEELLIKEIVIRGVLLLQSGATPSVVEANLKAYLPPSQRLIVKGPPAPGAPGAPAAPAA; encoded by the coding sequence ATGGATATCGCAACGATCGCGGGCATCTTCACCTTCTTCGGCCTGACCGTCTTCATGATCTTCCACAGCGAGGGCGTGGCCGGCTTCAAGCCGTTCATGAACCTCGAGGCGGTGTTCATCGTCATGGGCGGCACGGTCTGCGCCACCTTGGTCAACTACCCGCTCTCCCAGGTCATCGGCGTCGGCAAGATCATCAAGAAGACTCTGATGTCCCACGGCGACGACGACACCTCGGAGATCGTCGTGACCTTCGTCAACCTCTCGCAGAAGGCGAAGAAGGAGGGCTTCCTCGCGCTCCAGGGCGACCTCAAGGGCATCAAGAACGACTTCCTGCGCCGCGGCGTCCAGCTCGTCGTCGACGGCGCGGACCACGAGTTCATCCGCAACATGCTGGAGACCGAGATCGGCTTCATCCGGGAGAGGCATAAGGGAGGCGCCGAGATCCTGAACGCGCTCGGCACCTACGCGCCCGCCTTCGGCATCATCGGCACCGTGCTCGGCATGATCATGATGCTGTCCTCGATCGACGACGTCGCCCAGGTGCCGCGCCGCATGGCGCTCGCGCTGTCCGCGGCCTTCTTCGGCCTCGGCTCGGGCTACCTGATCTTCCTGCCGATGGGCGGCAAGCTGCGCGCCCGCTCCGAGGAGGAGCTGCTGATCAAGGAGATCGTCATCCGCGGCGTCCTGCTCCTGCAGAGCGGCGCGACCCCGTCCGTCGTCGAGGCCAACCTCAAGGCCTACCTGCCGCCTTCCCAGCGGCTCATCGTCAAGGGGCCGCCGGCCCCGGGGGCCCCGGGCGCCCCGGCCGCGCCGGCCGCCTAA